In Vibrio diazotrophicus, the following proteins share a genomic window:
- the vpsR gene encoding cyclic-di-GMP-binding transcriptional regulator VpsR (Not actually a response regulator, but instead a cyclic-di-GMP-binding transcription factor.) encodes MANQFRMDSVPGSLIVVGGTYEPWLSVLEQVGWRCTQCADLRQADTLFAETGPCIGIVDLCHDEFSLNGIANLVSNHKQVRWLAFIRESQLSSDTICQFIVNFCIDFFTAPIPDTQLLSTIGHQLGMLKLEKKVWPHYGSNSDMGLIGDSIPVKRLRDQIKRIGPTDVSILIYGESGTGKETVAKAIHKTSARAQKPFLSVNCRAMPENRIESELFGIGNDGSEMPILLQADGGTVLLNDILTLPKSQQLNLLRFLQEGTVETPDGVKEVDVRILSANSSDIEKALIDGNFNEELYHYINVLRINVPSLKERAGDIAILARHFLQLYSKEYNAQARSFSEDATRALTRYHWPGNVRELMNQIKRVVLMSDTVVLEESHLELPKRSDGKRSLKSIRERSERDALLLVLESYSGQVSVAAKELGVSRATMYRLLNKHNLITDSTY; translated from the coding sequence ATGGCTAATCAGTTCCGTATGGACTCTGTACCGGGGTCGTTGATAGTTGTCGGTGGCACATACGAACCATGGCTTTCTGTTTTAGAGCAAGTAGGGTGGAGATGTACGCAGTGCGCGGATCTTCGTCAGGCTGATACGCTGTTTGCGGAAACAGGGCCTTGTATTGGTATTGTTGACCTGTGTCATGATGAGTTCAGTTTAAATGGCATAGCAAACCTAGTAAGCAACCATAAGCAAGTTCGTTGGTTGGCATTTATTCGTGAATCTCAACTGAGCTCTGACACCATCTGCCAGTTTATTGTGAACTTCTGTATCGACTTCTTTACTGCTCCAATTCCTGATACTCAACTGTTAAGTACCATTGGTCATCAGCTTGGTATGCTAAAGCTAGAGAAAAAAGTTTGGCCTCATTATGGCTCAAATAGCGATATGGGTTTGATAGGCGATTCTATTCCAGTCAAACGCCTGCGTGATCAAATTAAGCGTATTGGTCCAACTGATGTCAGCATTTTGATTTATGGGGAAAGCGGTACTGGTAAAGAAACGGTGGCGAAAGCTATCCATAAAACGTCAGCACGCGCGCAAAAACCGTTTTTGTCAGTAAACTGCCGTGCTATGCCTGAAAATCGAATTGAAAGCGAACTGTTTGGTATCGGTAACGATGGCAGTGAAATGCCTATTTTGTTGCAAGCTGACGGCGGAACTGTACTGCTTAATGACATCCTGACACTACCAAAGAGTCAGCAATTGAATCTGTTGCGCTTTTTACAAGAAGGTACGGTAGAAACTCCGGATGGAGTGAAAGAAGTGGATGTTCGCATTCTGTCTGCTAACTCATCGGATATTGAAAAAGCATTGATAGATGGCAACTTTAATGAGGAGCTTTACCACTACATTAATGTTTTGCGTATCAATGTGCCGAGTTTGAAGGAGCGAGCAGGGGATATTGCCATTTTGGCTCGTCATTTCTTACAACTGTATTCGAAAGAGTACAATGCGCAAGCCAGAAGCTTCTCAGAAGACGCGACACGTGCGTTAACTCGTTATCATTGGCCTGGTAACGTTCGTGAACTGATGAATCAGATAAAACGCGTAGTATTGATGTCCGATACAGTGGTGCTTGAAGAGTCTCATCTAGAGCTTCCTAAGCGCAGTGACGGAAAACGTAGTCTGAAGAGTATTCGAGAGCGTTCAGAGCGCGATGCGCTGCTGTTAGTATTGGAATCGTATTCAGGACAAGTCTCTGTTGCCGCTAAGGAGCTGGGAGTATCACGAGCCACTATGTATCGTCTGCTCAATAAG
- the lysS gene encoding lysine--tRNA ligase: MTDAVQNEMNQEQIAQEENKLIAERRSKLEHIRKSCKANGHPNDFRRDSLAGDLQAEFGEKTKEELEELNHIVAIAGRVMAKRGPFLVIQETSGRIQAYASKDVQKELKEKYQGLDIGDIIGVKGALHKSGKGDLYVNMDEYELLTKALRPLPEKFHGLTDQEMRYRQRYVDLIVNEDSRKTFIIRSKLVSAIRAFMTSKGYLEVETPMMHVIPGGATARPFVTHHNALDIDMYLRIAPELYLKRLVVGGFDRVFEINRNFRNEGLSPRHNPEFTMMEFYQAYSDYNDLMDLTEEMLSTVAINVLGATAMPYGDEMVEFGGKYARMSMFEAIKHYNPNHAQIQALTEEDLQNRDLMISIAKSVHVEVEDFWTCGQLLEEIFGETAEPKLIQPTFITGYPADISPLARRSDSNPFFTDRFEFFIGGREVANGFSELNDAEDQDARFKAQVDAKESGDDEAMFYDADYITALEHGLPPTAGQGIGIDRLAMLFANAHTIRDVILFPAMRPQQ; the protein is encoded by the coding sequence ATGACTGATGCTGTTCAAAACGAAATGAATCAAGAACAAATCGCGCAAGAAGAAAACAAGCTGATTGCAGAGCGTCGTAGCAAGTTAGAGCACATCCGTAAGAGCTGCAAAGCGAATGGTCATCCAAATGATTTCCGTCGTGACAGCCTAGCTGGTGATCTACAAGCTGAGTTCGGTGAAAAGACAAAAGAAGAGCTAGAAGAGCTAAACCATATCGTTGCTATTGCTGGTCGTGTAATGGCAAAACGTGGTCCATTCCTTGTTATTCAAGAGACTTCAGGCCGTATTCAAGCTTACGCATCTAAAGATGTACAAAAAGAGCTGAAAGAGAAATACCAAGGTCTAGATATCGGTGACATCATCGGTGTGAAAGGCGCGTTACACAAATCAGGTAAAGGCGATCTTTACGTGAACATGGATGAGTACGAGTTGCTAACTAAGGCACTTCGTCCACTTCCAGAAAAATTCCACGGTCTGACTGACCAAGAGATGCGTTACCGTCAGCGTTACGTTGACCTGATCGTTAACGAAGATTCACGTAAGACGTTTATCATCCGTTCTAAGCTAGTAAGTGCAATTCGTGCTTTCATGACTTCTAAAGGTTACTTAGAAGTTGAAACTCCGATGATGCATGTGATCCCTGGCGGTGCTACAGCTCGTCCGTTCGTGACTCACCACAATGCATTAGATATCGATATGTATCTTCGTATCGCACCTGAGCTATACCTAAAACGCTTAGTTGTAGGTGGTTTTGATCGTGTGTTTGAGATCAACCGTAACTTCCGTAACGAAGGTCTTTCTCCTCGTCATAACCCAGAATTCACTATGATGGAATTCTACCAAGCGTACTCTGACTACAATGATCTAATGGATCTGACTGAAGAGATGCTAAGCACCGTAGCCATTAATGTTCTTGGTGCGACAGCAATGCCTTATGGCGACGAAATGGTTGAATTTGGTGGCAAATATGCTCGTATGAGCATGTTTGAAGCGATTAAGCACTACAATCCAAACCACGCTCAAATCCAAGCGTTGACTGAAGAAGATCTACAAAACCGTGACCTAATGATTTCTATCGCGAAATCTGTTCACGTTGAAGTTGAAGATTTCTGGACTTGTGGTCAGCTACTTGAAGAGATCTTTGGTGAAACAGCTGAACCAAAACTGATCCAGCCAACTTTCATCACTGGTTACCCAGCGGATATCTCTCCACTTGCTCGTCGCAGTGATAGCAATCCATTCTTCACTGACCGTTTTGAGTTCTTCATCGGTGGTCGTGAAGTTGCGAATGGTTTCTCTGAGCTTAACGATGCAGAAGACCAAGATGCTCGCTTTAAAGCACAGGTTGATGCGAAAGAGTCTGGTGATGATGAAGCAATGTTCTACGATGCAGACTACATTACTGCTCTTGAGCACGGTCTTCCGCCAACGGCTGGTCAAGGTATCGGTATTGACCGCCTAGCGATGCTGTTTGCAAACGCACATACTATTCGTGACGTCATTCTGTTCCCAGCAATGCGTCCACAACAGTAA
- the prfB gene encoding peptide chain release factor 2 (programmed frameshift) — MFEINPIKNRIQDVSERTNILRGYLDYDAKKERLEEVNAELEQPDVWNEPERAQALGKERSALEAVVETINQLDQGVDDVEGLLELAVEAEDQETFDEIEPELAELETKLEQLEFRRMFSGDHDSSDCYIDLQSGSGGTEAQDWTSMMLRMYLRWAEAKGFKTEVIEVSEGEVAGLKSATVRIIGDYAYGWLRTETGVHRLVRKSPFDSGGRRHTSFASAFIYPEVDENIAIDINPADLRIDVYRASGAGGQHVNTTESAVRITHIPTNTVVQCQNDRSQHKNKDQAMKQLRAKLFELELQKQNAEKQANEDAKSDIGWGSQIRSYVLDDSRIKDLRTGVENRNTQAVLDGDLDKFIEASLKSGL; from the exons ATGTTTGAAATCAATCCAATTAAAAACCGTATTCAGGATGTGTCAGAGCGCACTAATATCCTGAGGGGGTACCTT GACTACGACGCTAAGAAAGAGCGTCTAGAAGAAGTAAACGCAGAACTTGAACAACCGGATGTATGGAACGAACCTGAGCGTGCACAAGCGCTTGGTAAAGAGCGTTCAGCATTAGAAGCGGTTGTTGAAACGATTAACCAGCTTGATCAAGGTGTCGACGATGTTGAAGGACTTCTTGAGCTTGCTGTAGAAGCCGAAGACCAAGAAACATTTGATGAGATTGAGCCAGAATTGGCTGAACTAGAAACTAAGTTAGAGCAACTTGAGTTTCGTCGTATGTTTTCTGGTGACCACGATTCATCTGACTGCTATATCGACCTTCAATCAGGTTCTGGCGGTACAGAAGCGCAAGACTGGACTTCAATGATGCTGCGCATGTACTTGCGTTGGGCTGAAGCTAAAGGCTTCAAAACAGAAGTGATTGAAGTATCTGAAGGTGAAGTTGCGGGTCTAAAGTCAGCAACGGTTCGTATCATTGGTGACTACGCCTACGGTTGGTTACGTACAGAAACGGGCGTTCACCGTTTAGTTCGTAAATCACCATTCGATTCAGGCGGTCGTCGTCATACTTCGTTTGCTTCTGCGTTTATCTATCCTGAAGTGGATGAGAATATTGCGATTGATATCAACCCTGCTGATCTACGTATTGACGTATATCGTGCATCGGGTGCTGGTGGTCAGCACGTTAACACCACCGAATCTGCGGTACGTATTACCCATATTCCAACCAACACGGTTGTACAGTGTCAGAATGACCGCTCTCAGCATAAAAACAAAGATCAGGCGATGAAACAGCTTCGTGCGAAACTGTTTGAGCTTGAATTGCAGAAGCAAAACGCTGAGAAGCAAGCGAATGAAGATGCGAAATCTGACATCGGCTGGGGTAGCCAAATTCGTTCATACGTACTAGATGATTCTAGAATTAAAGATTTACGCACTGGCGTAGAAAACCGCAACACTCAAGCGGTTCTAGACGGTGACTTAGACAAATTTATTGAAGCTAGCCTGAAATCTGGCCTTTAA
- the brnQ gene encoding branched-chain amino acid transport system II carrier protein: MKQTLKLTDIIALGFMLFAFFLGAGNIIFPPLAGQLAGDHIFPAMSGFLVTAVGLPLVTIIAVAISGGSWEHLTKHLPAKASLVMAALIFIIIGPAFAAPRTGLVAYEMAVKPLFADLNLTVFSILFFAVAMFFSWSQGKLIDVIGKVLTPALFIGLIVLALGVFIDPQGQMLAAQGEYATQPLTKGFLEGYNTMDTFGALMFGILIVDALRAKGITEEKATTKYLISAAVIAAAGLAFVYISLFYLGATSASVAADADNGGVVLSQYVIALFGDKGQLVLSVIVLLACLTTAIGLISACSDFFSTHTPISYKAWVVINGVACAVVANVGLAQLIALSVPVLFALYPVAIALVALTFIRTKLANPQAAYRVVILVSLLFALIDAAKVSGLDVSFFNFLPLFEIGMGWLLPTFVAMIVMTFVGGSTKAELEQKAV, from the coding sequence GTGAAACAGACTTTGAAATTAACAGATATTATAGCTTTAGGCTTTATGCTTTTTGCGTTCTTTTTGGGCGCTGGTAACATCATTTTCCCTCCTCTGGCAGGTCAATTAGCGGGTGACCATATATTTCCAGCAATGAGCGGGTTCTTAGTAACTGCGGTAGGCCTACCGTTAGTGACAATTATTGCCGTTGCCATTTCAGGTGGTAGCTGGGAACACTTAACCAAACACCTTCCTGCGAAAGCGTCTTTGGTGATGGCAGCTCTTATCTTTATTATTATCGGCCCTGCATTTGCAGCACCTCGTACAGGTCTCGTTGCTTATGAAATGGCGGTAAAACCACTGTTTGCTGATCTTAACCTGACGGTTTTCTCAATTTTATTCTTCGCTGTGGCTATGTTCTTCTCATGGTCTCAAGGCAAATTGATTGACGTGATCGGTAAAGTGCTGACTCCTGCGTTATTCATCGGTTTGATTGTGTTGGCTTTGGGGGTTTTCATTGATCCACAAGGACAAATGCTTGCTGCGCAAGGTGAGTACGCTACACAGCCGCTAACAAAAGGCTTCTTGGAAGGCTACAACACGATGGACACCTTTGGTGCTCTGATGTTCGGTATCCTTATTGTGGATGCTCTGAGAGCGAAAGGTATCACTGAAGAAAAAGCGACAACCAAATACCTAATCAGTGCTGCAGTCATTGCCGCTGCTGGTCTGGCGTTTGTTTATATTTCACTGTTCTACCTAGGTGCAACCAGTGCCTCTGTTGCTGCTGACGCCGACAATGGTGGTGTGGTATTAAGTCAATACGTTATTGCTCTATTTGGCGATAAAGGTCAGTTAGTATTGTCAGTGATCGTACTACTAGCATGTTTAACTACAGCTATTGGTCTTATCTCGGCTTGTTCTGATTTCTTTAGCACCCACACGCCTATCTCATACAAAGCATGGGTAGTCATAAATGGTGTTGCGTGCGCGGTAGTGGCGAACGTAGGTCTGGCTCAGTTGATTGCACTTTCAGTACCAGTACTGTTTGCACTATATCCTGTAGCGATTGCGTTGGTTGCGTTGACTTTCATCCGCACTAAGCTTGCGAACCCTCAAGCTGCATACCGTGTGGTGATTCTAGTGTCACTGCTGTTTGCTCTGATTGATGCGGCAAAAGTGTCTGGCTTAGACGTTTCGTTCTTTAACTTCCTACCATTGTTTGAAATTGGTATGGGCTGGTTGCTACCTACATTTGTAGCGATGATTGTGATGACATTTGTTGGTGGTTCAACAAAAGCAGAGTTAGAACAAAAAGCGGTGTAA
- a CDS encoding tRNA1(Val) (adenine(37)-N6)-methyltransferase translates to MKSSTLNTKGFKFKQFSIEGGQSGMPVSTDGVLLGSWAFQDSNSAKMAPLHILDIGTGTGLLALMCAQRFLNAEIHAIDIDQNAYHAAKINISHSPWAKRIVVEQADILNLTQSKTFDAIICNPPYFNDGEHSQHAQRATARHTKTLEHKQLIQISYQLLSEHGIASFILPITEGEQFIALAKESGFHLSRLCKVQPTANKPVSRLLFELQKQETNTEHSELIIRDELGYTQAFTELTRSFYLKM, encoded by the coding sequence ATGAAAAGTAGCACATTAAACACTAAAGGCTTTAAATTTAAGCAATTTTCGATTGAAGGTGGTCAAAGTGGCATGCCTGTCAGCACGGACGGAGTTCTTCTGGGATCGTGGGCTTTCCAAGATTCTAATTCTGCCAAAATGGCCCCATTGCATATCCTTGATATTGGAACTGGCACAGGACTACTGGCACTCATGTGTGCACAGCGCTTTCTCAATGCTGAAATACATGCGATTGATATCGATCAGAACGCTTACCATGCCGCGAAAATCAATATCAGCCATTCTCCATGGGCTAAGCGAATTGTTGTTGAACAGGCCGATATTTTAAATCTCACACAGAGTAAAACCTTCGATGCAATTATCTGTAATCCGCCTTACTTTAACGACGGTGAACACTCACAACATGCTCAACGGGCGACAGCCAGACACACTAAAACCTTAGAGCATAAGCAACTGATTCAGATCAGCTATCAGTTGCTCTCTGAGCATGGAATCGCCAGTTTTATTCTTCCCATAACGGAAGGTGAACAGTTTATAGCGTTAGCGAAAGAGTCGGGCTTTCACCTATCACGGTTATGCAAAGTTCAACCGACCGCCAATAAGCCCGTCAGCCGTCTTTTATTTGAACTGCAAAAACAAGAAACGAACACAGAGCATTCAGAGCTGATCATTCGTGATGAATTAGGCTACACTCAAGCCTTCACAGAGCTAACACGATCTTTTTATTTAAAGATGTAG
- the srmB gene encoding ATP-dependent RNA helicase SrmB, with protein MIKSFADLELDPNLIEAIEEMGFERPTQVQAEAIPQALDGKDVFASAPTGTGKTAAFVIPALQYLQDFPRKKAGPARVLILTPTRELALQITEQAKALAKYTRMNIFSITGGVQYQEHADVLATTQDIVVATPGRLLEYIDAERFDCRAIEWLILDEADRMLDMGFGPVVDRLSAECRWRKQTLLFSATLEGKGVDGFTADLLNEPAIVNAEPPRRERKKITQWYHRADDMTHKLDLLKNILTEQSERAIVFLKTRERLAELRTELERAQIPCVWIQGEMPQDRRNNAIARFRDGSVNILLATDVAARGIDIPDVSHVINFDMPRTADVYLHRIGRTARAGKKGNAISLVEAHDQPMIERVARYIKEEIKERYIEGMRPKHKKPVFKKKKPATVKKKKDTAKKKDTTKKKTSAKKSK; from the coding sequence GTGATCAAATCTTTTGCTGACTTAGAACTGGATCCAAACCTCATTGAGGCTATTGAAGAGATGGGTTTCGAACGCCCTACTCAAGTTCAAGCTGAAGCAATTCCTCAAGCCCTCGACGGAAAAGATGTGTTTGCATCAGCCCCAACAGGGACAGGCAAAACAGCTGCGTTTGTTATTCCAGCGCTGCAATACCTACAAGATTTCCCTCGTAAGAAAGCTGGCCCAGCTCGCGTTCTCATTCTGACGCCGACTCGTGAACTGGCACTGCAAATCACTGAGCAAGCGAAAGCTCTAGCGAAATACACTCGCATGAATATCTTCAGTATTACTGGTGGTGTTCAGTACCAAGAGCACGCTGACGTTTTAGCAACTACTCAAGATATCGTGGTTGCAACACCAGGCCGTTTATTGGAATACATTGACGCAGAACGTTTTGACTGTCGTGCAATTGAGTGGCTGATTCTTGATGAAGCAGACCGTATGCTTGATATGGGCTTTGGCCCTGTTGTTGATCGCCTATCGGCAGAATGTCGCTGGCGTAAACAGACCCTTTTGTTTTCAGCAACACTGGAAGGCAAAGGTGTTGATGGGTTCACCGCTGATCTGCTAAATGAACCTGCGATTGTCAATGCCGAGCCACCACGTCGTGAACGTAAGAAAATCACTCAGTGGTATCACCGTGCCGACGACATGACACACAAGCTTGATCTGCTGAAAAACATCTTAACTGAGCAGTCAGAACGCGCGATCGTATTCTTAAAAACTCGTGAACGCCTAGCAGAACTTCGTACAGAATTAGAACGTGCGCAGATCCCATGTGTATGGATCCAAGGTGAAATGCCACAGGATCGCCGTAACAACGCGATTGCTCGCTTCCGTGACGGTTCAGTCAACATTCTTCTGGCGACGGACGTTGCCGCTCGTGGTATCGACATTCCAGACGTAAGCCATGTGATTAACTTTGATATGCCACGTACTGCGGATGTTTATCTTCACCGTATCGGCCGTACCGCTCGTGCGGGTAAAAAAGGTAACGCGATTTCTCTGGTTGAAGCGCACGATCAACCAATGATTGAGCGCGTTGCACGTTACATCAAAGAAGAGATTAAAGAGCGATACATTGAAGGAATGCGTCCTAAACACAAAAAACCAGTGTTTAAGAAAAAGAAACCTGCAACGGTGAAGAAGAAAAAAGACACAGCTAAGAAGAAAGACACCACTAAAAAGAAAACTTCGGCGAAGAAAAGCAAATAA
- the prfC gene encoding peptide chain release factor 3 yields the protein MADPIFLSEVNKRRTFAIISHPDAGKTTITEKVLLFGRAIQTAGSVKGRGSSQHAKSDWMEMEKERGISVTTSVMQFPYRDALVNLLDTPGHEDFSEDTYRTLTAVDSCLMVIDAAKGVEDRTRKLMEVTRLRDTPIITFMNKLDRDIRDPMELLDEVENELNIACAPVSWPIGCGKEFKGVYHIHRDETILYSTGHGHTIQEERIIKGLDNSELDVAIGEDLAIQLREELELVLGASHAFDSELFLKGELTPVFFGTALGNFGVDHMLDGLTEWAPAPQPRQSNERIVEAAEDSFTGFVFKIQANMDPKHRDRIAFMRIVSGTYKQGMKMNHVRIGKQVSISDAVTFMAGDRSRAEEAYAGDIIGLHNHGTIQIGDTFTQGEKLKFSGIPNFAPELFRRIRLRDPLKQKQLLKGLVQLSEEGAVQVFRPLQNNDLIVGAVGVLQFDVVVARLKSEYNVEAIYEGVNVATARWVECSDVKKFEEFKRKNQSNLALDGGDNLTYIAPTMVNLNLAQERSPEVEFRATREH from the coding sequence ATGGCAGACCCGATTTTTCTAAGCGAAGTCAATAAACGTAGGACTTTCGCGATTATCTCTCACCCAGATGCTGGTAAAACAACCATCACTGAAAAGGTGTTGTTATTCGGACGTGCAATCCAAACCGCAGGCTCTGTAAAAGGACGCGGCTCATCTCAGCATGCTAAATCAGACTGGATGGAGATGGAAAAAGAACGTGGTATCTCGGTAACAACTTCTGTAATGCAGTTCCCTTACCGTGATGCGTTGGTGAACTTACTGGATACCCCAGGACACGAAGATTTCTCGGAAGATACTTATCGTACATTGACTGCCGTTGACTCATGTTTGATGGTTATTGATGCAGCAAAAGGTGTCGAAGACCGTACGCGTAAGCTGATGGAAGTTACTCGCCTGCGTGATACTCCGATCATCACCTTCATGAACAAGTTGGACCGCGATATTCGTGACCCAATGGAACTGTTAGATGAAGTTGAGAATGAGCTAAACATCGCTTGTGCTCCTGTGAGCTGGCCGATCGGCTGTGGTAAAGAGTTCAAGGGTGTTTATCATATTCACCGTGATGAAACGATTCTGTACTCAACAGGTCACGGTCACACCATTCAAGAAGAGCGCATCATCAAAGGCCTCGACAATTCTGAGTTGGATGTTGCAATTGGTGAAGATCTGGCAATCCAACTGCGTGAAGAACTTGAACTTGTGCTAGGCGCTTCTCATGCGTTTGATTCTGAGTTGTTCCTTAAAGGTGAACTAACCCCTGTTTTCTTCGGTACTGCATTAGGTAACTTTGGTGTTGACCATATGCTTGATGGTCTGACTGAGTGGGCTCCAGCACCACAACCGCGCCAATCAAACGAGCGCATTGTGGAAGCCGCGGAAGATTCCTTCACTGGTTTCGTATTTAAGATCCAAGCGAACATGGATCCTAAACACCGGGACCGTATCGCGTTTATGCGTATCGTATCGGGTACTTATAAGCAAGGTATGAAGATGAACCACGTACGCATCGGTAAGCAGGTGAGCATCTCTGACGCTGTGACGTTTATGGCAGGTGACCGCTCTCGTGCAGAAGAAGCTTATGCGGGCGATATTATCGGTCTTCACAACCACGGAACGATCCAAATTGGTGATACCTTCACTCAAGGTGAAAAACTAAAGTTCTCAGGTATTCCAAACTTTGCTCCTGAGCTGTTCCGTCGTATTCGTCTGAGAGATCCACTTAAACAGAAACAGCTGCTTAAAGGCTTGGTTCAGCTTTCAGAAGAAGGTGCTGTTCAGGTATTCCGTCCATTGCAGAACAACGATTTGATCGTTGGTGCTGTTGGTGTGCTTCAGTTTGATGTGGTTGTTGCTCGTCTGAAATCTGAATATAACGTTGAAGCGATTTACGAAGGCGTGAACGTAGCAACGGCTCGTTGGGTTGAGTGTTCAGATGTTAAGAAGTTTGAAGAATTCAAGCGCAAGAACCAAAGCAACCTAGCGTTAGATGGCGGTGACAACTTAACTTACATCGCGCCTACTATGGTTAACCTGAACTTGGCTCAAGAGCGTTCACCAGAAGTTGAGTTCCGCGCAACACGCGAACATTAA